The Actinomyces faecalis genome includes the window CCCGCGAAGGCGATCGTGGCTCCGAACTCGCCGAGGCTGCGTCCCAGGGCCAGGGCCGTGCCGCGTGCCAGGGCCGGGGCCACCAGCGGCAGGGTGATGCGGGTCAGGACCGTCCAGGGCCCGGCTCCCAGGGTCCGTGCGACGGTCTCCTCATGGGTGTCGCGCGAGCGCAGGGCGGCCTCCAGGGTGACCACGAGGTAGGGCATGGCCACGAAGACCTGGGCGATGACGACGGCGGCCGTGGTGAAGGAGACCTGGAGACCGAGTCGGTCCAGGACGGGTCCGAGCACGCCGCGCTTGCCCAGCGTCGCCAGCAGGGCGATACCGGCCACCACCGGAGGCATGGTCATCGGCAGGACCGCCAGGACCCGGGCCAGGTGCACGCCGGGCCAGGGCCGGGCCAGGACCAGGGCCGTGGGTACACCGAGCACCACGCTGACGAGCGTGGCGACCAGGCAGGTGCGCAGGGACAGGCCGAGGGCTGCTCGAGCGGTTTCCGATCCCAGCAGCGCGGGCAGGTCGGCCCAGGCCACGCGCGTGCCCAGACCTGCCAGAGGCAGCACGATGACAGCCCCGCCCAGCAGGGCCAGCACGAGGACGGCGACTGGCAGCCGGCTGTGGTCTGCGCCAGACGGCCGAGCACGGCGTGCGCGGGCGGACCGGCTTATTCGGGGGGCAGAGGCCAGGGGCACCCGGATCACTCGGCCCCGGGAGCACCAAAGCCGTAGGTGTCCTGAAGGATCCTCTGGCCTTCCTCGGACAGGATGAAGGTGACAAAGGCCTGCGCAGCCCCGGTGTTGGTGGAGTCCTTGGTGATGGCGATCGGGTAGTGGTTGACCACTGAGTTGCTGGGGAGTGCGATGGTCATGACCCTGTCAGCGGCGCCGGCGGCATCGGTGGTGTAGACGATGCCGACGTCAGCCTCGCCAGACTCGACCTTGCCGCGCACGTCGGTGACCTTCTGCTCTTCCGAGACTGGGTTGAGGCTCACGCCGAGCTCGGTGGCCAGCTTTGCGGTGGCTTCGCCGCAGGGTACGGCAGGGGCGCACACGACTAGGTCAGCGCCCTCCAGCGAGCTGTCTAGGCCCGTGACGCCGGCTGGGTTGCCAGCGGGCACGATGAGGGTGAGCACATTGGTGGCGAACTCGGTCGAGGCTGCCACGAGGTGCTGCTCGGTGGCCTTCTTCATGGTGGAGCTGGAGGCGGTGGCCAGCACGTCAGCCGTGCTGCCCTCGGCTAGGGCTGTGACGAGGTCCTGGGAGCCCTGGAAGTCAAAGGTGATCGATACCTGCGGGTGGTGCTCCGTGAAGTGAGTGGCCAGCTCCGTGAAGGCCTCCTGCAAGGAAGCAGCGGCGAAGACCGTCAGCTCACCGGACAGCGGGCCGGCTGAGGTCTGGGAAGTGCCTGCGGTGCCGGTGGGGACCTGCGAGGGGGAGGTGGAGCCAGACCCGCAACCGGCCAGCGCAGCGGCGGCCGCCAGGGCCAGGGCGGGTGCGGTGGCCATGATGGTGCGGCGTGAGATGCGCATGACGTTCCTTTCAGGACGAGGAGGATTGTGGGGAGTAGTCCGCACGGCCCCTGCCCCGCCACTATTCCCCGGGCCCCGCCGTGCTCCTAGCCAGGCGGCAGGGACGACGGCGCCACCGCCAGTGTAGGAGAGAACATTCAGCGCGGTGCGTGCCGTCAGCGGTCCTCAGGCGCCTTGGGAGGGGGCGGCGTCGTCCTCGCCCTGGTTGCCAGTGCCCTGGGTGACGACTGGATGCCAGCCGTGGCGGTGGGCTGAGGCTGTGGGAGCGGCGCTGCGTGAGCGGTAGACCACATCGGGACGGGTCACGTAACCCACCGGTGCTGAGACCACGTGGACCAACCGGGTGAAGGGCCAGATCGCGAAGAGCAGGAACCCTGCCACGATGTGGGCCTTGAACACGGCTGGCACCTGTGCCATGAGAGAGGGGTCTGGCTGGAGAGTGAAGATCGAGCGGAACCAGGGGCTGATCGTCTCGCGGTAGTCGTAGCCACCGTGCAGCCCCCCGGTCAGCTGGGTGGAGACCGTCGCCCAGGCGCCCAGCAGGATCGGGACAGACAGCAGGAGGTACATGACCTTGTCGTTGGTGGTCGTGGCCAGACGGACCGACTTCACGACCAGGCGACGGTAGAGCAGCCCGGCCAGGCCCACCACCGTCATCAGCCCCGCGATCGTGCCCGGGATGACGGCGGCCAGGTGGTAGACGTGCTCCGGGACCCCGGCTGCCTCGGTCCACGACTTGGGGACCAGCAGCCCCATGACGTGACCAGCTCCCACGAGCAGGATCCCAACGTGGAACAGTGGTGAGGCCCAGCGCAGGATCGCTGACTCATTCCACTGCGAGGAGCGGCTGGTCCAGCCGAGCTGGTCAGTGCGGTAGCGCCACACGAGCCCGACCACGAGCAGGATGAGGCAGACATAGGGCAGCGCTGTCCACAGGACAGCGGACTCAAAGGTGCTCATGCGCGTTCCTTCTGCTCGCTGGCAACGGGTTGGCCGGCCGGTTGGGCTGCTGGCACGGTGGGGTAGCGGACGGGGGTGGTGGGGAAGGGCAGTGTGCTGGTGACCCCGACGGTCTCGGTGGGCGGACCGGCGGCGACCAGGGCGCGCACGCGCTCAGCGGTGGCCTGGTCGATCTCGGGCAGGGTCAGGCACACCGCCTCCACGAGGCCGGCGTAGGGGCTAGATGCCTGGGTCAGCGCGGTGCGCAGCACCTCCAGGCCCTCGCGGTGGGAGGACAGCAGCACCTGAGCGATCTCATCTCCCTCGGAGCGTGCCGAGAGCTCGAGCACCACCGGCAGGTAGTCCGGCAGCTCATCCGCCGCCATCTCGTAGCCTGCGGCGGACAGCGCCTCCTTGAAGGCCAGGATCGCGGCGCCGCGGTGCCGGGTGTCCCCGACGGCGTAGTAGCTCAGGTACAGGCAGCACCGCCGACGCTGGTCGAAGGTCGCCACGTAGTGCTCAGCCATGGCCCGCTGACCGCGCCCGCGGGCGGTGGCCACGAAGGCTGCCAGAGGCTCCCGCACGGCAGCCGGAAGGTCCGGCTGGGCCTGTAGAGCCTGCTCGACGGCGGCCAGGCGGGTAGCGAAAACATCCTCACCCGGGTAGTCCAGCAGCAGCGAGGCGGCCATGTGCACCGTCGCCCGCTGGTGGTCGGTCAGGGCGTCCACGGTCCTCATCGCCCCTGGCCTGAGGACGTCGCCGCAGGAGTCCCTGCCGGAGCGCCTCCGGGCACGCTCCCAGGGCCGGCAGCCGGAACCGGCTCACGGCGCAGCGTGGGCAGAGGGAGGCTGACCGGACCGCCCCTGCTGGTGTCTGAGCTGCACCCGCCCTCGGCCTGGCCGTGGAAGGAGGCCACCGAGTGGCAGGCAGCCGGGGCGCCGTCGCCCAGCAGCGTGCGCACGTCCGGTCCCATGGCCTGCATCCCACGGGGGACCTCGGGAGAGGTGGTGGGGATGACGTAACGGTCGTCGTACTTGGCGATGGCCAGCAGGTGGTACATCGCCTCCAGGTGCCCGCCGGTGACCCCCACGGCAGCGGCGATCTGCGGGTCGGGAGTACGCCCCAGGTTCACCTCCCGCATGTGGCAGCGCATGGCAGCGAGCCTGCGCAGCGAGAGCTCGACGGGGTTGGTGTCCCCGGCGGTGAAGAGCCCCGCCAGATACTCCAGCGGAATGCGCATGTCCGCCACCGCCGCCAGCAGCACGCGGTGGTCCTCAGCGTCCATGCCGGTGGCAGCGACCTCGTCGACCACGGGGGACAGCGGCGGGATGTACCAGACCATCGGCATGGTGCGGTACTCCGGGTGCAGGGGCAGGGCCACCTCGTAGGTCTGGATGAGGTCCCACAGCGGGGACTGCTGAGCGGCCGTGATCCAGGAGGCGGGTACCCCCTCAGCCCGGGCTGCCGCCACGACCTCGGGGTCATGGGGGTCCAGGAGGATCTCACGCTGGGCCATGTACAGGTCCTGAGGGTCCTCCACAGCCGCGGCCTGGGAGACCCGGTCGGCGTCGTAGAGCAGCACACCGAGGTAGCGCAGCCGCCCCACGCAGGTCTGCGAGCACACGGTGGGCTCGCCGGCCTCCAGGCGCGGGTAGCACAGCGTGCACTTCTCCGCCTTGCCGGTGGCGTGGTTGAAGTAGACCTTCTTGTAGGGGCAGGCGGACACGCACATGCGCCATCCGCGGCAGGCGTCCTGGTCGACCAGCACAATCCCGTCCTCGCTGCGCTTGTACATCGCCCCGCTGGGGCAGGCGGCGACGCAGGTGGGGTTGAGGCAGTGCTCGCAGATGCGCGGCAGGTAGAACATGAAGGCCTGGTCGATCTCGGTGCGGACCTTCTGGTTCATCCCAGCCAGCACGGGGTCCTCGGCCAGGGTCTCCATGGAGCCGCCCAGGTCGTCATCCCAGTTGGGGCCCCAGGAGATGGTCGGCATGTACTCGCCCGTCAGCTGGCTCTTGGCCCGTGCCACCGGCAGGGCGGCAGCGTCCTTGGGAGCGGACAGCAGCTTGTCGTACTCGTACGTCCACGGCTCGTAGTAGTCCTCGACCCCGGGCATCTGGGGGTTGGCGAAGATCGTGGCCAGCTTGCGCAGCCGCCCGCCTCCACGCGGGACCAGACGCCCGTTCGCCTTGCGGACCCAGCCGCCCTTCCACTTGTCCTGGTCCTCCCACGAGCGGGGGTAGCCCACGCCCGGGCGCGTCTCGACGTTGTTGAACCACATGTACTCCGTGCCCTCGCGGTTGGTCCACGCCTGCTTGCAGGTCACCGAGCAGGTGTGGCACCCGATGCACTTGTCGAGGTTCATGATCATGCCGATCTGAGCCATCACCTTCATCAGAAGGTCACCTCCTGGTTGGAGCGGCGGCGGATGACCGTGACCTCGTCACGGTTGTTGCCGGTAGGGCCGATGTAGTTGAAGGCGTAGGACAGCTGGGCGTACCCGCCGGCGAAGTGCGAGGGCTTGAGGACGATCCGCGTCAGCGAGTTGTGCGTGCCTCCCCGCCTGCCGGTGGACTCGGTCAGCGGGGTGTTCATCGTGCGTTCCTGGGCGTGGTACATGAAGACCGTGCCCTGCGGGATACGGTGGGAGACGATGGCGCGCGCGGCGACGACGCCGTTGCGGTTGTAGGCCTCGACCCACTCGTTGTCCCTGACGCCGATGGTCTCGGCGTCCTGCGGGCTCATCCAGATCGTCTGGCCCCCACGCCCCAGGGTGAGCATGTGGAGGTTGTCGTAGTACTGGGAGTGGATGGCCCACTTGTTGTGCGCGGTGATGTAGCGCACGGCCACCTGCGCCTCACCCGCCTGCGTGGAGCTGACCGTGCCAGGCGCCTGCTCGCCGTAGAGCGTGGCGAAGTCCAGCGGCGGGCGGAAGACCGGCAGGGACTCGCCCATGTCCCGCATCCAGTCGTGGTCCAGGTAGTAGTGCATCCGGCCCGTGAGCGTGTGCCAGGGCTTGGCGTGCTCGACGTTGACGACGAAGGCGCTGTAGCGGCGGCCCCCGTGCTCCGACCCCGACCACTCGGGCGTGGTGATGACGGGCTGGGGGCGGCTCTGGGTCTGGGCGAAGGTCACCTGCTTGCCGGCCTCCTCCTCGCTCAGGCTGGCCAGCTCGGTGCCCGTGCGCCGGGAGAGGGTCTGCCAGCCCTGGGTCGCCAGGCGGCCGTTGGTGGCGCCGGACATGTGCATCACGGCGTCCCCGGCCTTGATGGGGGTGTCGATGAGCGGACGCCCCTGCCCGGCGCCCTCACCCGTGCCGTGGGCCCGGCGAAGCGCCTCGATCTCCTTGTCCGGCACCAGCATGATCCCCTTGGTGGGGATGCCGGGGGACTCCACGAGCGGGCCCACGGTGTTGAACTTGTTGAGCAGCTCGGTGTAGTCACGCTCAACGGGAACGAGCTTGGGCATGGTGACGCCAGGCACCCACTCCTGAGGCAGCCCGGACACGTCCCCGTGGGGCATCGTCATGGCGTCAGGGGTGTCGTGGGTCAGAGGCGCGGCCACGACGTCGGTCTGGGTGCCCAGATACTGCGGCGCCCACTCAGCCACCATGCGCGCCAGCTGCTGGTAGATGTCGAAGTCGGTGCGCGCCTCCCACGGGGGCGTGATGGCCTCGTTGAAGGAGTGGATGAACGGGTGCATGTCCGTGGTGGACAGGTCGTACTTCTCGTACCAGGTGGCCGCCGGCAGCACGACGTCGGAGTGCAGCGTGGTGGAGGTCGTGCGGAAGTCTGCGGTCCACATGAGGTCGAGCTTGCCCTGAGGGGCCTGCTCACGCCAGGTCATCGAGACCGGGCGCTGGCCCTGGGGGGTCTCCTCGGCACTGACGTCATTGTCCGCACCCACCATGTGGCGCAGGAAGAACTCCGTCCCCTTAGCCGAGGAGCCCAGCAGGTTGGTGCGCCAGGAGGCCAGGATCCGAGGGAAGTTCTCCTCAGCGTCCGGGTCCTCGCAGGCAAAGCGCAGCTCGCCGCGCTCAAGCTGGTCGACGACGTAGTCCGCCGGGTCCATCCCGGCTTCCTTGGCCTGCTGGCCTAGCAGCAGGGGATTGCGGTTGAAGGTGGGGTAGGAGGGGGCCCATCCCCGCTTCATCGCCTCCACCATCGTGTCCGCGGTGGTCTTGCCAGCCAGGCTGCCCGGCCCTAGCGGGGAGGCCAGGCGCTCGGCCGGAGTGCTGTCATAACGCCACTGGTCAGTGGTCAGGTACCAAAAGCCCGTGGAGATCATCTGCCGCGCCGGACGCACCCAGTCCAGGGCGAAGGCGAACTGGGACCAGCCGGCGATCGGGCGCACCTTCTCCTGGCCCACGTAGTGGGCCCAGCCCCCGCCATTGACACCCTGCGTCGCGCACATCGAGGTCAGCGCCAGGATCGTGCGGTAGATCTCGTCGGCGTGGTAGTAGTGGTTGATCCCGGCGCCCATGACGATCTGGGAGCGGCCACCCGAGTCGATGGAGTTCTGCGCAAACTCCCGCGCCACCCGGATCATGGCCGGCCCAGACACCCCGGTGAGCTCGCTGGCCCACGCCGGGGTGCCGGGAGACGTGGCGTCCTGGTAGTCCGCCGGCCACTGACCGGGCAGTCCCGGGCGGGACACGCCGTAGCTGGCCAGCAGCAGGTCGTAGACCGTGGTCACCATCCGCCCGTCGGGCAGGCGCGTGGCCGGCACGCCACGGCGCAGGACCCCACCGCCCACACTTCCAGCCGGGGTGGCGGAGCTGGGTAGGTCGAAGCGCGGCAGCAGCACCTCCACAGGCTCAACGACAGCGCCCTGGGCTCCGCCGTCGCAGACCTCCAGCATGCTCATGACCGGGTCCACGCCCTCCATGAGCAGGTTCCAGCGGCCCTCGCCCTCGGGGGTGAAGCGGTCAGCCAGCGTCCCGCCCGGGTCGGCCGGACCGCGCTCGCGGTCCCACACCAGCGGACGGAACTCGTTGCGTGTGGCCTCCTGGCTGGCGGAGCCGGGCACGGTGTCCGCCGTGACGAAGCGCCCTGGGACGTAGCCGTCGCCCTGGCCGTGGGCCTCAAGCTCGATGAGGAAGGGGGAGTCGGTGTGCCGGCGCATGTAGTCCAGGAAGAAGGGCTCAGCCCTGCCCACGTGGAACTCCTTGAGGATGACGTGGCCCATGGCCATCCCCAGTGCCCCGTCCGTGCCAGGGGCCACGCGCAGCCACTGGTCGGCGAACTTGGTGTTGTCGGCGTAGTCGGGGGAGACCGCGACGACCTTCTGGCCGTGGTAGCGCGCCTCGGTCATGAAGTGGGCGTCAGGCGTGCGCGTCAGCGGCAGGTTGGACCCCCACATGATGAGGTACTGGGAGTTGTACCAGTCGCCAGCCTCGGGCACGTCGGTCTGGTCCCCGAAGACCTGCGGGGAGGCAGGTGGCAGGTCCGCGTACCAGTCGTAGAAGGACAGCATGGTGCCGCCGATGAGCTCGTGGAAGCGGGCTCCGGCGCCGTAGGAGACCATGGACATGGCTGGGATGACGGAGAAGCCGGCACAGCGGTCCGGTCCCCAGGTGCGGATGGTGTGGACGTAGGCCGCGGCGACGATGTCCATGGCCTCGTCCCAGCCCACACGCACCATCCCGCCCTTGCCGCGGGCGGACTTGTAGGCCCGTGAGGTGGCCGGGTCGCTGGTGACCTCGGCCCAGGCGGCGACGGCGTCGCCGTCGTGGCGCTGGCGCGCGGCGCGGAAGGCGTCCAGCAGGACCGAGCGGACGTAGGGGTAGCGGATGCGCGTGGGGGAGTAGGTGTACCAGGAGAAGGCGGCGCCGCGCGGGCAGCCGCGAGGCTCGTACTCCGGCATGTCGGGGCCGGTGGTGGGGTAGTCGGTCACCTGCTTCTCCCAGGTGATGACGCCGTCGGTCACGTAGACCTCCCAGGCGCACGAGCCGGTGCAGTTGACGCCGTGGGTGGAGTGGACCATCTTGTCGTGGCTCCAGCGACGGCGGTAGAAGGTGTCCGCCTCGCGCCCGCCCTCCAGGAACAGACGGCGCGCGTCCCTCGACGGCGTGCCGCGGCGCAGGTAGGAGCCGAGCGTGAACAGGCCGGGCACGGACTGGACCGGGGTCTCGGGCCCGGGAACGATCGGCTCGTGGGAGTCGGGGGAGGAAGCCATCTCAGGTCCTTTGTGTGAGGTCGTGCGGAAAGCGTGGGGCGGGCTAGGGCTTGTCAGCCTCGGAACGGGGCGCCGGGGCGGGCGTAGCGCAGCCAGCACACCACGGCGCACACGGCTGAGTAGACGGCGCAGATCGCCAGCCAGGTCCCGGCGTCGATCGCCGAGAGCGCCACGCCCACGAAGAACGGGCCGAAGCAGGCGATCGCTGCGGTGAAGCCGATCGCGCCGCCGGCCTGGAGGCGGGGCATGATCATCGGCATCTGCTTGAAGGTGCCGGCGTTGCCGATGCCAGCGAAGAAGAACATCGTCAGCATGGCCCACAGGAAGGGCGTGAACTGCGCGGGGGAGTCTGGGTGCATGTAGAGGGACGCCCAGGCGAGCGTCACGGCCATGCCGACCGCGGAGACGAAGGTCCACAGGCCGCCGGAGAAGCGGTCGCACAGCGGGCCCCAGGCCATGCGCACCACCGAGCCGATGAGGGGGCCGAGGAAGGCGTAGGTCGCGCCCAGGGGCAGGTTGTCGAAGCCCTGCTCGGCCAGGGGCGAGGAGGCGCCAAAGGTGTTGTTGACCAGCAGCCCGAACTGGGCGGCGAAGCCGGAGAACAGACCGAAGGTGAGCACGTAGAGCATCGTCATGTACCACGTGTTCGGGTTGGAGAAGAAGGACAGCTGGGAGCGGATGTCTGCCTTGACCGGAACGTCCTTGAGGGCGACGAAGGCCAGGACGGCGGCGGCCAGCGCCCAGGGCACGAAGAAGATCGCGGCGTTGTGGACGAAGATTGCGGTGTCGTCACTCTGGCGCTGCGGGGCGATGAAGGTGATACCCAGCAGACCGAAGCCCATGAGCCAGGGGCCGGCCAGCTGGATGATCGACATTCCGAGGTTGCCGATGCCGGCCTGGAGGTTGAGGGCGGTGCCGGACAGGCGCTTGGGGAAGAAGTAGCCGGTGGAGGGCATGTAGCCGGAGAAGGTGCCGCCGCCGATGCCGCACATGAAGGACAGGGTCAGCAGGACGCCGTACGGGGTGGAGGTGTCCTGGACGGCCAGGAACCAGCCGACCATGGGGATGATGTAGAGCAGGGAGGAGATCCCGATGAGCTTGCGCGTGCCCAGGATCGGGGGCAGGAACATGTAGATCAGGCGGATGAGTCCGCCCGACAGGCCCGGCATCGCGGTGAGCCAGTAGAGCTGGCCGGCGGTGAGGTCGAAGCCGATGAGCTTGAGCTTGGGGGCGATAGCGGAGACCAGGAAGAACACGCAGAAGGCGATGACCATGGAGAAGGTCGAGATCGCCAGCGTCCTCCAGGCGATGGACTTGTCCCAGTGGTCGGGACTCTCGGGGTTCCATCCCACCAGGACGCGGCCTGAGGTGTCGAGAGCCGGTGCCTGCTCGGCCTGGGAGGCGGCGTTGCTCATAGTGCTCCTGTCGCGGGTGCTGATGAGGTCGGTCGTGGTGCCCTGTCATGATCGGCACAGGTGGGAGCCGCCGCGACAGATACGTGCTAAGCGCGTGATTGCAAGGATTGAGGTGACTGCATTTTTCACGGCCAGCTACGAAATAAGTAATGATCGAATGATCTAATGAATCTCCTGGGCAAATGGCGGCGGCCTCGCTACGGTGGTTCCATGAGTCTTCTTCCCTTACCGGACTCCGTTCAGCCGCCGGCGGCCCAGGATGTCGCACGTGAGAGCCAGCCCGACGCTGACGTCGTGGTCCACAAGGCGCTTCAGGCCCTTGATGCCCCGGTGCCGGGCGCCGTCATCACCGTGTCTGACCGGTGTGCGAACGGAGCGCGCGAAGACCTCTCTGGTCCCCTGGCCCGGCGGCTGCTGGCTGGCTATGGCGTCGAGGTGGACCGGGTGCGTGTGGTGCCCGACGACGTCGTCGCCATCCGCGCCGCCCTCACCGAGGCGGTGGCGGAGGGCGCGCGGGTGGTGCTCACCACGGGCGGCACGGGGGTGACCCCGATGGACCTGACTCCGGAGGCGACTGAGCCGCTGCTTGACACCCGCCTGGAGGGCCTGGAGGCGCAGGTGCGTGACTACGGGCTGAGCAAGACGCCGCTGGCAGGGCTCTCGCGCGGCCTCATCGGAGTGACCGGGCGAGGGGCTGACGCCGCGCTCGTGGTCAATGCCCCGGGCTCGCGCGGCGGGGTCAAGGACGCGGTGACGGTGATCGGCCCCCTGGTGCCTCACGTCCTTGAGCAGCTCGGCGGCGGGGACCACTGAGCAGACGCGCGCGGACGAGGGCTGCGGCCTGGTGGGTCTCGCTTTCCACCGGGAACAGTCGCTGACCATGCTCGCCGCGTCGAGAGCGACTGTTCGCGGTCGAAAGTGACAAGGGGTGCGGGGAGCGGCGGGGTACCGGGTGCGAGCTCCTGGCGGAGAGCGACGAGGAGGTGCAGGGCGCTGGCGTCACCGCCCGGTCTCCTCCCACCGGCGCACCTCGTCCCAGGTGTCCAGGTCCTGCGCCGCCAGGCGCAGCCCTGGCTCCCGGGACAGGTCGACCTGGCCCAGGCGCAGGCGGGCGAAGGTCCGGTGCACCGAGACGTCACGCAGGCCCACCCCGCCCGGTGCCACGAGCTCGCGCAGCGCACGCGTGCGGTAGACCCCGACCAGGTGCTGGACGTGAAGGCGCGCACCGTCCTCCGGCTCCACGGCGACGACGCCGTCACGCACCTGCCCGGCACGCCCGTCCTGCTCCAGGCGTGCTGCCAGGACCGGCAGCGCGCGCCAGGACTGCGGGGCGTCGCAGGCCAGCAGCGCGGTGGACGCGGCCACCTGACCGCCGTCGGCCGCAGCCTGGGAGGCAAGGGCCAGCACCCCGGCGGCGACCCCGGCCACCGGCCCGCCACGAGGCGGGTCCTCCAGCGCGCGCAGCACGCCGCCGGGCAGGCTGACCTGCGCCGGTGCGACGACGACGACCCTGCGCGGGCCTCCGGCCTGGTCAGGGCGGCGCAGGTGCTC containing:
- the modA gene encoding molybdate ABC transporter substrate-binding protein, coding for MRISRRTIMATAPALALAAAAALAGCGSGSTSPSQVPTGTAGTSQTSAGPLSGELTVFAAASLQEAFTELATHFTEHHPQVSITFDFQGSQDLVTALAEGSTADVLATASSSTMKKATEQHLVAASTEFATNVLTLIVPAGNPAGVTGLDSSLEGADLVVCAPAVPCGEATAKLATELGVSLNPVSEEQKVTDVRGKVESGEADVGIVYTTDAAGAADRVMTIALPSNSVVNHYPIAITKDSTNTGAAQAFVTFILSEEGQRILQDTYGFGAPGAE
- the narI gene encoding respiratory nitrate reductase subunit gamma; amino-acid sequence: MSTFESAVLWTALPYVCLILLVVGLVWRYRTDQLGWTSRSSQWNESAILRWASPLFHVGILLVGAGHVMGLLVPKSWTEAAGVPEHVYHLAAVIPGTIAGLMTVVGLAGLLYRRLVVKSVRLATTTNDKVMYLLLSVPILLGAWATVSTQLTGGLHGGYDYRETISPWFRSIFTLQPDPSLMAQVPAVFKAHIVAGFLLFAIWPFTRLVHVVSAPVGYVTRPDVVYRSRSAAPTASAHRHGWHPVVTQGTGNQGEDDAAPSQGA
- the narJ gene encoding nitrate reductase molybdenum cofactor assembly chaperone, producing the protein MRTVDALTDHQRATVHMAASLLLDYPGEDVFATRLAAVEQALQAQPDLPAAVREPLAAFVATARGRGQRAMAEHYVATFDQRRRCCLYLSYYAVGDTRHRGAAILAFKEALSAAGYEMAADELPDYLPVVLELSARSEGDEIAQVLLSSHREGLEVLRTALTQASSPYAGLVEAVCLTLPEIDQATAERVRALVAAGPPTETVGVTSTLPFPTTPVRYPTVPAAQPAGQPVASEQKERA
- the narH gene encoding nitrate reductase subunit beta, which translates into the protein MKVMAQIGMIMNLDKCIGCHTCSVTCKQAWTNREGTEYMWFNNVETRPGVGYPRSWEDQDKWKGGWVRKANGRLVPRGGGRLRKLATIFANPQMPGVEDYYEPWTYEYDKLLSAPKDAAALPVARAKSQLTGEYMPTISWGPNWDDDLGGSMETLAEDPVLAGMNQKVRTEIDQAFMFYLPRICEHCLNPTCVAACPSGAMYKRSEDGIVLVDQDACRGWRMCVSACPYKKVYFNHATGKAEKCTLCYPRLEAGEPTVCSQTCVGRLRYLGVLLYDADRVSQAAAVEDPQDLYMAQREILLDPHDPEVVAAARAEGVPASWITAAQQSPLWDLIQTYEVALPLHPEYRTMPMVWYIPPLSPVVDEVAATGMDAEDHRVLLAAVADMRIPLEYLAGLFTAGDTNPVELSLRRLAAMRCHMREVNLGRTPDPQIAAAVGVTGGHLEAMYHLLAIAKYDDRYVIPTTSPEVPRGMQAMGPDVRTLLGDGAPAACHSVASFHGQAEGGCSSDTSRGGPVSLPLPTLRREPVPAAGPGSVPGGAPAGTPAATSSGQGR
- a CDS encoding nitrate reductase subunit alpha yields the protein MASSPDSHEPIVPGPETPVQSVPGLFTLGSYLRRGTPSRDARRLFLEGGREADTFYRRRWSHDKMVHSTHGVNCTGSCAWEVYVTDGVITWEKQVTDYPTTGPDMPEYEPRGCPRGAAFSWYTYSPTRIRYPYVRSVLLDAFRAARQRHDGDAVAAWAEVTSDPATSRAYKSARGKGGMVRVGWDEAMDIVAAAYVHTIRTWGPDRCAGFSVIPAMSMVSYGAGARFHELIGGTMLSFYDWYADLPPASPQVFGDQTDVPEAGDWYNSQYLIMWGSNLPLTRTPDAHFMTEARYHGQKVVAVSPDYADNTKFADQWLRVAPGTDGALGMAMGHVILKEFHVGRAEPFFLDYMRRHTDSPFLIELEAHGQGDGYVPGRFVTADTVPGSASQEATRNEFRPLVWDRERGPADPGGTLADRFTPEGEGRWNLLMEGVDPVMSMLEVCDGGAQGAVVEPVEVLLPRFDLPSSATPAGSVGGGVLRRGVPATRLPDGRMVTTVYDLLLASYGVSRPGLPGQWPADYQDATSPGTPAWASELTGVSGPAMIRVAREFAQNSIDSGGRSQIVMGAGINHYYHADEIYRTILALTSMCATQGVNGGGWAHYVGQEKVRPIAGWSQFAFALDWVRPARQMISTGFWYLTTDQWRYDSTPAERLASPLGPGSLAGKTTADTMVEAMKRGWAPSYPTFNRNPLLLGQQAKEAGMDPADYVVDQLERGELRFACEDPDAEENFPRILASWRTNLLGSSAKGTEFFLRHMVGADNDVSAEETPQGQRPVSMTWREQAPQGKLDLMWTADFRTTSTTLHSDVVLPAATWYEKYDLSTTDMHPFIHSFNEAITPPWEARTDFDIYQQLARMVAEWAPQYLGTQTDVVAAPLTHDTPDAMTMPHGDVSGLPQEWVPGVTMPKLVPVERDYTELLNKFNTVGPLVESPGIPTKGIMLVPDKEIEALRRAHGTGEGAGQGRPLIDTPIKAGDAVMHMSGATNGRLATQGWQTLSRRTGTELASLSEEEAGKQVTFAQTQSRPQPVITTPEWSGSEHGGRRYSAFVVNVEHAKPWHTLTGRMHYYLDHDWMRDMGESLPVFRPPLDFATLYGEQAPGTVSSTQAGEAQVAVRYITAHNKWAIHSQYYDNLHMLTLGRGGQTIWMSPQDAETIGVRDNEWVEAYNRNGVVAARAIVSHRIPQGTVFMYHAQERTMNTPLTESTGRRGGTHNSLTRIVLKPSHFAGGYAQLSYAFNYIGPTGNNRDEVTVIRRRSNQEVTF
- a CDS encoding MFS transporter produces the protein MSNAASQAEQAPALDTSGRVLVGWNPESPDHWDKSIAWRTLAISTFSMVIAFCVFFLVSAIAPKLKLIGFDLTAGQLYWLTAMPGLSGGLIRLIYMFLPPILGTRKLIGISSLLYIIPMVGWFLAVQDTSTPYGVLLTLSFMCGIGGGTFSGYMPSTGYFFPKRLSGTALNLQAGIGNLGMSIIQLAGPWLMGFGLLGITFIAPQRQSDDTAIFVHNAAIFFVPWALAAAVLAFVALKDVPVKADIRSQLSFFSNPNTWYMTMLYVLTFGLFSGFAAQFGLLVNNTFGASSPLAEQGFDNLPLGATYAFLGPLIGSVVRMAWGPLCDRFSGGLWTFVSAVGMAVTLAWASLYMHPDSPAQFTPFLWAMLTMFFFAGIGNAGTFKQMPMIMPRLQAGGAIGFTAAIACFGPFFVGVALSAIDAGTWLAICAVYSAVCAVVCWLRYARPGAPFRG
- a CDS encoding MogA/MoaB family molybdenum cofactor biosynthesis protein, coding for MSLLPLPDSVQPPAAQDVARESQPDADVVVHKALQALDAPVPGAVITVSDRCANGAREDLSGPLARRLLAGYGVEVDRVRVVPDDVVAIRAALTEAVAEGARVVLTTGGTGVTPMDLTPEATEPLLDTRLEGLEAQVRDYGLSKTPLAGLSRGLIGVTGRGADAALVVNAPGSRGGVKDAVTVIGPLVPHVLEQLGGGDH
- the mobA gene encoding molybdenum cofactor guanylyltransferase, producing the protein MTTQDLQVTPEPGYDVVVLAGGTGRRLGGASKPDVVARGRRLLDHVLDGLEHLRRPDQAGGPRRVVVVAPAQVSLPGGVLRALEDPPRGGPVAGVAAGVLALASQAAADGGQVAASTALLACDAPQSWRALPVLAARLEQDGRAGQVRDGVVAVEPEDGARLHVQHLVGVYRTRALRELVAPGGVGLRDVSVHRTFARLRLGQVDLSREPGLRLAAQDLDTWDEVRRWEETGR